From a region of the Castanea sativa cultivar Marrone di Chiusa Pesio chromosome 10, ASM4071231v1 genome:
- the LOC142613304 gene encoding uncharacterized protein LOC142613304 isoform X1, protein MVARNYSDWLPSGWTVDLKVQKSGREIRSYKNLETGQKFFSKEDVLNYIKSRRSDSGKPQPTNRRIERHSKVSSKTIVVKINEHPDWLPNDWNVEVRTRHSGSKIGAKYKCYIDPLAGCRFYSKPEVLRYLKTIKRKTSTSKKRKTDNGMSSVAVEKHKVEDLPRGWIKEIKIKKNAHGIRRDPYYKDPKSGYVFRSKKDVLRYLESGEISRHALKPKKSCINNAELINSDISPSSAAKRQKLNHPATRRRLFAGKGSSALSLKGKGTSALSKKGKGSSDKSSLQAAEGKSTKRGQGNKVSAEQGDAFAPTIQIVQDKNLIGNTNEFVEIKENSNPDRSALLKANGSKRKGQPESLPAKSEPVLTPTVDTLQEKNGFENVKEKRSTRKNQINSSKSRKKKEFNLPFRSSKRLAGLEPEQIVNSVSSHQAFQVSSRKFGESGTSPDTCLATNSLSNEASQQFKDEQETMNAPQSSLDMNDGLHGELSDKSKEPHKKNQATSIEQLEMLETEKVDEEKLEEQEHCLVQNSWSDPCLEFAIKTLTGALPLESTSNDGHVLTPSADILQIENSLEGGIKKSSNRKTQVNLKKSMNKKELNLPHRSSKRVAEFELEIMANTISSEQALQNTSRETCEIEATVPLVLADGASQQLEAGLHMEFAHHASTIIDTPLLGDSSNKSEKPPAVEVQVVPEEQLQLPETEIMPEPQELPFPFSDSWSDPCLEFAFKTLTGAIPVEDNLAQGYFQEELDISHTRRDSGLALPDFGSHNFFQNDITSHFDLPEKSETGHQPSMSSSLSPPGTVSLPSCSGIGSQPCLEGNKDLHGKVNS, encoded by the exons ATGGTGGCCCGGAACTACTCCGATTGGCTTCCTTCCGGCTGGACCGTCGACCTCAAAGTCCAAAAATCCGGTCGCGAAATTAGG TCATACAAGAATTTGGAAACTGGGCAGAAGTTCTTCTCCAAGGAAGATGTTCTAAACTATATAAAATCCAGAAGAAGTGACAGTGGAAAGCCTCAACCAACTAATAGACGCATCGAAAGGCACTCTAAAGTCAGTTCTAAAACA attgtggtaaaaataaatgaacatcCTGACTGGTTACCTAATGATTGGAATGTGGAGGTTAGGACCCGTCACAGTGGTTCAAAAATTGGAGCAAAATACAAG TGTTACATTGATCCCTTGGCTGGATGTAGATTCTATTCCAAGCCAGAGGTATTGCGATATCTCAAAACTATAAAGCGCAAAACCTCTACGTCCAAAAAGAGGAAGACAGATAATGGCATGTCTTCG GTTGCGGTTGAGAAGCATAAGGTGGAGGATTTACCACGCGGGTGGATAAAGGAAATCAAGATTAAAAAGAATGCACATGGAATTAGAAGGGACCCG TATTACAAGGATCCCAAAAGTGGATATGTTTTCCGCTCCAAAAAGGATGTTTTGCGCTATCTAGAAAGTGGAGAGATTAGTAGACATGCATTGAAACCAAAGAAAAGTTGCATTAACAATGCAGAGTTGATTAACAGTGACATATCA CCATCATCTGCAGCTAAAAGGCAGAAATTAAATCACCCAGCAACCAGACGGAGGCTTTTTGCAG GTAAGGGAAGTTCTGCTCTATCATTAAAAGGTAAGGGTACCTCAGCTCTATCAAAAAAAGGTAAGGGAAGTTCTGATAAGAGCAGCTTACAAGCAGCTGAAGGCAAGAGCACAAAGAGAGGGCAAGGAAATAAAGTATCTGCTGAACAGGGAGATGCTTTTGCTCCCACAATTCAGATTGTTCAAGACAAGAATTTGATAGGGAATACAAATGAGTTcgttgaaattaaagaaaattcaaatccGGACAGGTCAGCATTGCTAAAAGCTAATGGATCCAAGAGAAAAGGTCAACCAGAAAGTCTCCCTGCTAAATCTGAGCCTGTTTTAACTCCTACAGTTGATACCCTGCAAGAGAAGAATGGCTTTGAGAATGTGAAGGAAAAGAGAAGCACTAGGAAAAATCAGATTAACTCGAGCAAATCcaggaagaagaaagagtttAATTTGCCTTTCCGGTCTTCGAAACGACTTGCTGGGCTTGAACCTGAGCAGATTGTCAACTCAGTTTCCAGTCACCAAgcttttcaagtttcaagtagGAAGTTTGGTGAAAGTGGAACCAGTCCAGATACATGTTTGGCCACAAATAGTTTGTCAAATGAAGCATCTCAGCAGTTCAAGGATGAGCAAGAAACAATGAATGCACCTCAATCTTCTCTGGATATGAATGATGGATTACATGGAGAGCTATCAGACAAGAGCAAAGAGCCtcataaaaaaaaccaagcTACTAGCATAGAGCAACTGGAGATGCTGGAAACTGAAAAAGTGGATGAGGAGAAACTAGAAGAACAAGAGCACTGTCTGGTTCAGAATTCTTGGTCAGACCCATGCCTAGAATTCGCAATCAAGACTCTTACAGGTGCGTTACCACTGGAGAGCACTTCTAATGATGGGCATGTTTTGACGCCTTCAGCTGACATTCTGCAAATCGAAAACTCCCTTGAGGGTGGAATAAAAAAGAGCAGCAATAGAAAAACTCAGGTCAACTTGAAGAAATCCATGAACAAGAAAGAGCTTAACTTGCCTCATCGGTCTTCAAAACGAGTTGCTGAATTTGAACTTGAGATAATGGCAAACACCATTTCCAGTGAACAAGCTCTTCAAAATACAAGTAGAGAGACTTGTGAAATTGAAGCCACTGTACCTTTGGTTTTGGCAGATGGAGCATCTCAGCAGCTTGAGGCTGGACTTCACATGGAGTTCGCACATCATGCTTCTACCATCATAGACACTCCATTACTTGGAGATTCATCAAACAAGAGCGAAAAGCCTCCTGCAGTTGAAGTCCAAGTTGTTCCTGAAGAGCAACTGCAGTTGCCTGAAACTGAAATAATGCCAGAACCACAGGAGCTACCCTTTCCCTTCAGTGATTCTTGGTCTGACCCATGCCTAGAATTTGCATTCAAGACTCTCACAGGTGCAATACCTGTGGAAGATAATTTGGCACAAGGATATTTCCAGGAAGAACTTGACATCTCTCACACGAGGAGGGATAGTGGTTTGGCATTGCCAGATTTTGGCTCACACAACTTTTTCCAAAATGATATTACTTCCCATTTTGATCTACCAGAAAAATCTGAGACAGGACATCAACCATCCATGAGTTCTTCACTCTCGCCCCCAGGAACTGTGAGCTTGCCGAGTTGCAGTGGAATTGGTTCTCAGCCTTGCTTGGAgggcaataaggaccttcatgGAAAGGTTAACTCTTAG
- the LOC142613304 gene encoding uncharacterized protein LOC142613304 isoform X2, whose product MVARNYSDWLPSGWTVDLKVQKSGREIRSYKNLETGQKFFSKEDVLNYIKSRRSDSGKPQPTNRRIERHSKVSSKTIVVKINEHPDWLPNDWNVEVRTRHSGSKIGAKYKCYIDPLAGCRFYSKPEVLRYLKTIKRKTSTSKKRKTDNGMSSVAVEKHKVEDLPRGWIKEIKIKKNAHGIRRDPPSSAAKRQKLNHPATRRRLFAGKGSSALSLKGKGTSALSKKGKGSSDKSSLQAAEGKSTKRGQGNKVSAEQGDAFAPTIQIVQDKNLIGNTNEFVEIKENSNPDRSALLKANGSKRKGQPESLPAKSEPVLTPTVDTLQEKNGFENVKEKRSTRKNQINSSKSRKKKEFNLPFRSSKRLAGLEPEQIVNSVSSHQAFQVSSRKFGESGTSPDTCLATNSLSNEASQQFKDEQETMNAPQSSLDMNDGLHGELSDKSKEPHKKNQATSIEQLEMLETEKVDEEKLEEQEHCLVQNSWSDPCLEFAIKTLTGALPLESTSNDGHVLTPSADILQIENSLEGGIKKSSNRKTQVNLKKSMNKKELNLPHRSSKRVAEFELEIMANTISSEQALQNTSRETCEIEATVPLVLADGASQQLEAGLHMEFAHHASTIIDTPLLGDSSNKSEKPPAVEVQVVPEEQLQLPETEIMPEPQELPFPFSDSWSDPCLEFAFKTLTGAIPVEDNLAQGYFQEELDISHTRRDSGLALPDFGSHNFFQNDITSHFDLPEKSETGHQPSMSSSLSPPGTVSLPSCSGIGSQPCLEGNKDLHGKVNS is encoded by the exons ATGGTGGCCCGGAACTACTCCGATTGGCTTCCTTCCGGCTGGACCGTCGACCTCAAAGTCCAAAAATCCGGTCGCGAAATTAGG TCATACAAGAATTTGGAAACTGGGCAGAAGTTCTTCTCCAAGGAAGATGTTCTAAACTATATAAAATCCAGAAGAAGTGACAGTGGAAAGCCTCAACCAACTAATAGACGCATCGAAAGGCACTCTAAAGTCAGTTCTAAAACA attgtggtaaaaataaatgaacatcCTGACTGGTTACCTAATGATTGGAATGTGGAGGTTAGGACCCGTCACAGTGGTTCAAAAATTGGAGCAAAATACAAG TGTTACATTGATCCCTTGGCTGGATGTAGATTCTATTCCAAGCCAGAGGTATTGCGATATCTCAAAACTATAAAGCGCAAAACCTCTACGTCCAAAAAGAGGAAGACAGATAATGGCATGTCTTCG GTTGCGGTTGAGAAGCATAAGGTGGAGGATTTACCACGCGGGTGGATAAAGGAAATCAAGATTAAAAAGAATGCACATGGAATTAGAAGGGACCCG CCATCATCTGCAGCTAAAAGGCAGAAATTAAATCACCCAGCAACCAGACGGAGGCTTTTTGCAG GTAAGGGAAGTTCTGCTCTATCATTAAAAGGTAAGGGTACCTCAGCTCTATCAAAAAAAGGTAAGGGAAGTTCTGATAAGAGCAGCTTACAAGCAGCTGAAGGCAAGAGCACAAAGAGAGGGCAAGGAAATAAAGTATCTGCTGAACAGGGAGATGCTTTTGCTCCCACAATTCAGATTGTTCAAGACAAGAATTTGATAGGGAATACAAATGAGTTcgttgaaattaaagaaaattcaaatccGGACAGGTCAGCATTGCTAAAAGCTAATGGATCCAAGAGAAAAGGTCAACCAGAAAGTCTCCCTGCTAAATCTGAGCCTGTTTTAACTCCTACAGTTGATACCCTGCAAGAGAAGAATGGCTTTGAGAATGTGAAGGAAAAGAGAAGCACTAGGAAAAATCAGATTAACTCGAGCAAATCcaggaagaagaaagagtttAATTTGCCTTTCCGGTCTTCGAAACGACTTGCTGGGCTTGAACCTGAGCAGATTGTCAACTCAGTTTCCAGTCACCAAgcttttcaagtttcaagtagGAAGTTTGGTGAAAGTGGAACCAGTCCAGATACATGTTTGGCCACAAATAGTTTGTCAAATGAAGCATCTCAGCAGTTCAAGGATGAGCAAGAAACAATGAATGCACCTCAATCTTCTCTGGATATGAATGATGGATTACATGGAGAGCTATCAGACAAGAGCAAAGAGCCtcataaaaaaaaccaagcTACTAGCATAGAGCAACTGGAGATGCTGGAAACTGAAAAAGTGGATGAGGAGAAACTAGAAGAACAAGAGCACTGTCTGGTTCAGAATTCTTGGTCAGACCCATGCCTAGAATTCGCAATCAAGACTCTTACAGGTGCGTTACCACTGGAGAGCACTTCTAATGATGGGCATGTTTTGACGCCTTCAGCTGACATTCTGCAAATCGAAAACTCCCTTGAGGGTGGAATAAAAAAGAGCAGCAATAGAAAAACTCAGGTCAACTTGAAGAAATCCATGAACAAGAAAGAGCTTAACTTGCCTCATCGGTCTTCAAAACGAGTTGCTGAATTTGAACTTGAGATAATGGCAAACACCATTTCCAGTGAACAAGCTCTTCAAAATACAAGTAGAGAGACTTGTGAAATTGAAGCCACTGTACCTTTGGTTTTGGCAGATGGAGCATCTCAGCAGCTTGAGGCTGGACTTCACATGGAGTTCGCACATCATGCTTCTACCATCATAGACACTCCATTACTTGGAGATTCATCAAACAAGAGCGAAAAGCCTCCTGCAGTTGAAGTCCAAGTTGTTCCTGAAGAGCAACTGCAGTTGCCTGAAACTGAAATAATGCCAGAACCACAGGAGCTACCCTTTCCCTTCAGTGATTCTTGGTCTGACCCATGCCTAGAATTTGCATTCAAGACTCTCACAGGTGCAATACCTGTGGAAGATAATTTGGCACAAGGATATTTCCAGGAAGAACTTGACATCTCTCACACGAGGAGGGATAGTGGTTTGGCATTGCCAGATTTTGGCTCACACAACTTTTTCCAAAATGATATTACTTCCCATTTTGATCTACCAGAAAAATCTGAGACAGGACATCAACCATCCATGAGTTCTTCACTCTCGCCCCCAGGAACTGTGAGCTTGCCGAGTTGCAGTGGAATTGGTTCTCAGCCTTGCTTGGAgggcaataaggaccttcatgGAAAGGTTAACTCTTAG
- the LOC142611576 gene encoding elicitor-responsive protein 3 has protein sequence MPRGTIEVLLVSAKGLENTDFLNDMDPYVILICRSQEQKSSVASGKGTQPEWNESFVFTISDGASELTLKIMDSDTGTADDIVGEATVPLEPLFMEGSLPPTAYNVVKDQEFRGEIRVGLTFTPEERHDREFHVEEETYGGWKQSAYTD, from the exons ATGCCTCGAGGGACAATTGAAGTTCTTCTTGTTAGTGCTAAGGGACTTGAAAACACCGACTTTCTCA ATGACATGGATCCTTATGTCATTCTCATTTGCCGCAGTCAGGAGCAAAAAAGCAGTGTTGCATCAG GAAAAGGGACACAGCCAGAGTGGAACGAGAGTTTTGTCTTTACCATTTCGGATGGTGCTTCAGAACTCACACTGAAGATAATGGACAGTGATACCGGCACTGCAGACGATATTGTGGGAGAAGCAAC CGTTCCACTAGAGCCGTTGTTTATGGAAGGAAGCCTCCCTCCAACAGCATACAATGTAGTTAAGGACCAAGAGTTTCGTGGAGAGATTAGGGTGGGCCTCACTTTCACTCCTGAG GAACGTCATGACCGGGAGTTCCATGTGGAAGAGGAAACCTACGGTGGATGGAAACAGTCTGCATATACAGACTAA
- the LOC142611771 gene encoding putative DEAD-box ATP-dependent RNA helicase 48 isoform X1 produces the protein MSPSILLERPRALSKLLCNLIFTRDMGGGPRTFPGGVNKWQWKRMHEKRAREKEKRLLEQEKQLYQARIRSQVRAKLAGKPDPYSNPDPSMGHGPMSPTDHIKALASRFMKEGAEDLWNEDDGPLKSPPPRGTNERPGFVGPNGRRGSIRSPIDLRRLISEGRENVNFTNPSGTYENRRNYSGQSWRKFRRNESSDEDDYGPLNESPKPFARNLAGNRRDMNSKEIPKISGQRPRVSKDENSGSDFEGESVKYFGGSCSRWPRLSVGGGEEEENEGIMRGRGRERGVRKVGSSASLGKYDVKIKKRVPLQSLEEEVDFPLQVELIRHQLSKKSLVDEKRGEESILCQKRFDECGISPLTVKALSAAGYVQMTRVQEATLSACLEGKDALVKAKTGTGKSAAFLLPAIETVLKASSNTTIQRVPPIYVLILCPTRELASQLAAEANAMLKYHDGVCVQTLVGGTRFKDDQKRLESDPCQIIVATPGRLLDHIENKSSLSLRLMGLKMLVLDEADHLLDLGFRKDMEKIVDCLPRQRQSLLFSATVPKEVRRISQLVLKREHAFIDTVGLGCVETPAKIRQSCLIASHELHFQIVHHLLKEHISQTPDYKVIVFCTTGMVTSLMCLLLREMKMNVRELHSRKPQLYRTRISDEFRESKRLVLVSSDVSARGMNYPDVTLVTQIGIPSDREQYIHRLGRTGREGKEGEGILLLAPWEEYFLDEIRDLPLEKVPLPHLDPNIKLKMEDSLAKIDTSVKESAYHAWLGYYNSIREIGRDKTTLVKLANQFCQSIGLQKPPALFRKTALKMGLKDIPGIRIRK, from the exons ATGTCCCCTTCGATCCTTCTAGAACGTCCCAGAGCTCTCTCGAAGCTCCTCTGCAATCTCATCTTCACTCGAGACATGGGCGGCGGGCCTCGGACCTTCCCCGGCGGCGTAAACAAGTGGCAATGGAAGCGCATGCACGAGAAACGAgctagagagaaagagaagcgACTTCTCGAGCAAGAGAAGCAGCTCTACCAGGCCCGAATCCGCTCACAAGTCCGGGCCAAACTCGCCGGCAAGCCTGACCCGTATTCGAACCCGGACCCGTCAATGGGTCACGGCCCAATGAGCCCCACTGACCACATTAAAGCTCTAGCCAGTCGCTTCATGAAAGAAGGAGCTGAAGACTTGTGGAACGAAGACGATGGACCGTTAAAGTCGCCACCGCCAAGGGGAACGAATGAACGGCCAGGATTTGTCGGACCGAACGGGCGGCGAGGATCAATCCGATCGCCGATCGATTTGAGGAGGCTGATCTCAGAAGGGCGGGAAAATGTGAATTTCACAAATCCGAGTGGCACATACGAAAATAGAAGGAATTATTCGGGGCAAAGCTGGAGAAAGTTTCGGCGAAATGAGAGCTCAGACGAGGACGATTACGGTCCGTTAAACGAATCGCCGAAACCCTTTGCCCGGAATTTGGCGGGAAATCGGAGAGATATGAATTCGAAAGAAATCCCGAAAATTTCGGGTCAAAGGCCAAGGGTCTCTAAGGATGAGAATTCGGGTTCGGATTTTGAGGGAGAGTCAGTGAAATATTTTGGGGGGAGTTGTTCAAGGTGGCCGAGGCTTAGTGTTGGTGGAGGAGAGGAGGAAGAGAATGAGGGAATAATGAGAggtagagggagagagagaggagtgagGAAGGTGGGGAGTAGTGCTTCTTTGGGGAAGTATGATGTGAAGATAAAGAAACGGGTGCCGCTTCAGTCTTTGGAGGAGGAGGTTGATTTTCCGCTTCAGGTTGAGTTGATAAGGCATCAGCTTAGCAAGAAGAGTTTGGTGGATGAGAAGAGAGGGGAGGAATCAATTCTTTGTCAAAAAAG ATTTGATGAGTGTGGTATATCTCCATTGACAGTCAAGGCACTCTCTGCTGCTGGCTATGTTCAAATGACACGAGTACAGGAGGCTACTCTATCTGCTTGCCTTGAGG GCAAGGATGCTTTGGTCAAAGCTAAAACTGGTACAGGCAAAAGTGCAGCTTTTTTG CTTCCTGCTATTGAAACAGTTCTAAAAGCTTCAAGTAATACTACCATTCAACGGGTGCCTCCAATTTATGTTCTTATTCTCTGCCCCACAAGAGAACTTGCGAGTCAGCTTGCTGCAGAAGCAAATGCTATGCTAAAGTACCACGATGGCGTATGTGTGCAAACACTAGTTGGGGGTACACGTTTCAAAGATGACCAGAAGCGCCTAGAATCAGATCCATGCCAG ATAATAGTCGCAACTCCAGGTAGGTTGTTAGATCACATTGAAAACAAGTCCAGCTTGTCCTTGCGTTTGATGGGATTGAAGATGCTTGTACTTGATGAAGCTGATCACTTATTAGACCTGGGATTCCGGAAGGACATGGAAAAAATTGTTGATTGCTTGCCTCGTCAGAGACAGTCTTTGCTGTTTTCTGCAACTGTCCCAAAAGAG GTTCGCCGAATATCTCAACTTGTTTTGAAAAGAGAACATGCTTTTATTGATACAGTGGGTCTTGGTTGTGTAGAAACTCCTGCTAAG ATTAGGCAATCTTGTCTGATTGCTTCCCATGAATTACATTTTCAAATAGTGCATCATCTTTTGAAGGAACATATCTCACAAACACCTGACTACAAG GTTATTGTCTTTTGTACGACTGGGATGGTAACATCTCTCATGTGTCTACTTCTCCgggaaatgaaaatgaatgttAGGGAGCTACATTCTAGAAAGCCTCAACTTTACCGAACTCGCATATCTGATGAGTTCAGGGAATCCAAACGACTGGTTCTTGTCTCATCTGATGTTTCAGCACGTGGAATGAATTACCCTGATGTTACATTGGTCACTCAG ATAGGAATTCCTTCTGACCGAGAACAGTATATACATCGCCTTGGAAGAACTGGACGGGAAGGTAAAGAAGGGGAAGGCATATTGTTGCTTGCACCATGGGAAGAATATTTTTTAGATGAAATTAGAGACCTACCTCTTGAGAAAGTTCCTTTACCGCATTTAGATCCAAACATAAAGCTAAAG ATGGAAGATTCATTGGCAAAGATTGACACTAGTGTAAAAGAATCTGCATATCATGCTTGGCTTGGGTATTATAACTCAATCAGGGAAATTGGCAGGGATAAAACCACTCTTGTCAAATTAGCCAATCAATTTTGTCAGTCAATTGGTTTACAGAAACCTCCTGCCCTCTTCAGGAAGACAGCTCttaaaatgggcttgaaagacaTCCCTGGCATCAGAATTAGGAAGTAG
- the LOC142611771 gene encoding putative DEAD-box ATP-dependent RNA helicase 48 isoform X2, producing the protein MSPSILLERPRALSKLLCNLIFTRDMGGGPRTFPGGVNKWQWKRMHEKRAREKEKRLLEQEKQLYQARIRSQVRAKLAGKPDPYSNPDPSMGHGPMSPTDHIKALASRFMKEGAEDLWNEDDGPLKSPPPRGTNERPGFVGPNGRRGSIRSPIDLRRLISEGRENVNFTNPSGTYENRRNYSGQSWRKFRRNESSDEDDYGPLNESPKPFARNLAGNRRDMNSKEIPKISGQRPRVSKDENSGSDFEGESVKYFGGSCSRWPRLSVGGGEEEENEGIMRGRGRERGVRKVGSSASLGKYDVKIKKRVPLQSLEEEVDFPLQVELIRHQLSKKSLVDEKRGEESILCQKRFDECGISPLTVKALSAAGYVQMTRVQEATLSACLEGKDALVKAKTGTGKSAAFLLPAIETVLKASSNTTIQRVPPIYVLILCPTRELASQLAAEANAMLKYHDGVCVQTLVGGTRFKDDQKRLESDPCQIIVATPGRLLDHIENKSSLSLRLMGLKMLVLDEADHLLDLGFRKDMEKIVDCLPRQRQSLLFSATVPKEVRRISQLVLKREHAFIDTVGLGCVETPAKIRQSCLIASHELHFQIVHHLLKEHISQTPDYKVIVFCTTGMVTSLMCLLLREMKMNVRELHSRKPQLYRTRISDEFRESKRLVLVSSDVSARGMNYPDVTLVTQMEDSLAKIDTSVKESAYHAWLGYYNSIREIGRDKTTLVKLANQFCQSIGLQKPPALFRKTALKMGLKDIPGIRIRK; encoded by the exons ATGTCCCCTTCGATCCTTCTAGAACGTCCCAGAGCTCTCTCGAAGCTCCTCTGCAATCTCATCTTCACTCGAGACATGGGCGGCGGGCCTCGGACCTTCCCCGGCGGCGTAAACAAGTGGCAATGGAAGCGCATGCACGAGAAACGAgctagagagaaagagaagcgACTTCTCGAGCAAGAGAAGCAGCTCTACCAGGCCCGAATCCGCTCACAAGTCCGGGCCAAACTCGCCGGCAAGCCTGACCCGTATTCGAACCCGGACCCGTCAATGGGTCACGGCCCAATGAGCCCCACTGACCACATTAAAGCTCTAGCCAGTCGCTTCATGAAAGAAGGAGCTGAAGACTTGTGGAACGAAGACGATGGACCGTTAAAGTCGCCACCGCCAAGGGGAACGAATGAACGGCCAGGATTTGTCGGACCGAACGGGCGGCGAGGATCAATCCGATCGCCGATCGATTTGAGGAGGCTGATCTCAGAAGGGCGGGAAAATGTGAATTTCACAAATCCGAGTGGCACATACGAAAATAGAAGGAATTATTCGGGGCAAAGCTGGAGAAAGTTTCGGCGAAATGAGAGCTCAGACGAGGACGATTACGGTCCGTTAAACGAATCGCCGAAACCCTTTGCCCGGAATTTGGCGGGAAATCGGAGAGATATGAATTCGAAAGAAATCCCGAAAATTTCGGGTCAAAGGCCAAGGGTCTCTAAGGATGAGAATTCGGGTTCGGATTTTGAGGGAGAGTCAGTGAAATATTTTGGGGGGAGTTGTTCAAGGTGGCCGAGGCTTAGTGTTGGTGGAGGAGAGGAGGAAGAGAATGAGGGAATAATGAGAggtagagggagagagagaggagtgagGAAGGTGGGGAGTAGTGCTTCTTTGGGGAAGTATGATGTGAAGATAAAGAAACGGGTGCCGCTTCAGTCTTTGGAGGAGGAGGTTGATTTTCCGCTTCAGGTTGAGTTGATAAGGCATCAGCTTAGCAAGAAGAGTTTGGTGGATGAGAAGAGAGGGGAGGAATCAATTCTTTGTCAAAAAAG ATTTGATGAGTGTGGTATATCTCCATTGACAGTCAAGGCACTCTCTGCTGCTGGCTATGTTCAAATGACACGAGTACAGGAGGCTACTCTATCTGCTTGCCTTGAGG GCAAGGATGCTTTGGTCAAAGCTAAAACTGGTACAGGCAAAAGTGCAGCTTTTTTG CTTCCTGCTATTGAAACAGTTCTAAAAGCTTCAAGTAATACTACCATTCAACGGGTGCCTCCAATTTATGTTCTTATTCTCTGCCCCACAAGAGAACTTGCGAGTCAGCTTGCTGCAGAAGCAAATGCTATGCTAAAGTACCACGATGGCGTATGTGTGCAAACACTAGTTGGGGGTACACGTTTCAAAGATGACCAGAAGCGCCTAGAATCAGATCCATGCCAG ATAATAGTCGCAACTCCAGGTAGGTTGTTAGATCACATTGAAAACAAGTCCAGCTTGTCCTTGCGTTTGATGGGATTGAAGATGCTTGTACTTGATGAAGCTGATCACTTATTAGACCTGGGATTCCGGAAGGACATGGAAAAAATTGTTGATTGCTTGCCTCGTCAGAGACAGTCTTTGCTGTTTTCTGCAACTGTCCCAAAAGAG GTTCGCCGAATATCTCAACTTGTTTTGAAAAGAGAACATGCTTTTATTGATACAGTGGGTCTTGGTTGTGTAGAAACTCCTGCTAAG ATTAGGCAATCTTGTCTGATTGCTTCCCATGAATTACATTTTCAAATAGTGCATCATCTTTTGAAGGAACATATCTCACAAACACCTGACTACAAG GTTATTGTCTTTTGTACGACTGGGATGGTAACATCTCTCATGTGTCTACTTCTCCgggaaatgaaaatgaatgttAGGGAGCTACATTCTAGAAAGCCTCAACTTTACCGAACTCGCATATCTGATGAGTTCAGGGAATCCAAACGACTGGTTCTTGTCTCATCTGATGTTTCAGCACGTGGAATGAATTACCCTGATGTTACATTGGTCACTCAG ATGGAAGATTCATTGGCAAAGATTGACACTAGTGTAAAAGAATCTGCATATCATGCTTGGCTTGGGTATTATAACTCAATCAGGGAAATTGGCAGGGATAAAACCACTCTTGTCAAATTAGCCAATCAATTTTGTCAGTCAATTGGTTTACAGAAACCTCCTGCCCTCTTCAGGAAGACAGCTCttaaaatgggcttgaaagacaTCCCTGGCATCAGAATTAGGAAGTAG